Genomic segment of Pongo pygmaeus isolate AG05252 chromosome 1, NHGRI_mPonPyg2-v2.0_pri, whole genome shotgun sequence:
ACATCAAGTTTTAGCTACATTGTTGAAATACAAATATGCAGATTTTATCACTGAAAAAATCTCAATTGTGTTTCTTCATCAGAACTTCAACTGAACCTAGAACTTTTTCACACCTCgattagaaagaaaacaaaacaaaacaaaacaaaaacccagaaaaaaataaactataagtTGATTGGCTGCTGAGACAGCAAGGACTTTTTACAGAGACCTGTACAGCATCGCACCAAGAGGGGCGATGTCTGGCAAGAGATTAAATAGCTGTGTCTCGCTTTGTGCAGGTCACCAACTTGTTAACTCGTCATACTATAAAGGGGTAGCTGGGAGGAGGACCAAACTGTGGGGATCCAAGGGTATGTGCAATGTACAAcgtcatatatatacacacgtggcAGCGTAGCCGCTGCAGCTAAAGGTTAAAACCAGTTCTAAGAGGTGATCTCAGGGTTATTCATACAAtcaaggaggagagaaagaggtcAGGGTGTTGTAGGTTCACACATGATACTTTGGgggaaaagcctttttttttttctcctcaacgtttaactaaaaacatttttaaaaactacagctTGCTGCTGACCCAGCGTTTTCTCTTGTTTCCATGTGAGACATTATTATTACAGTATGTTTACAGTATCAGGTGTACAGTACAGTACATGAAAGGGTCTACACTCTACTGCACAGGCCTCTCCAGTGAACAGGGTCTGTTCACAACTGCGAACTTCTTGGCTCCTGCAAGATTGTGAATGTACAACAATAAACCACACAGTTCAGCAGTCACCTTTTTTgtccttcagaattttttttttgtattttttcttttttttttttttttaccattaaaaaCAGTTATGAAATGTGGCATCCCGTTGATGCAAGGACTGGgaaagccatttttattttatttttttccccaaactcaCTGTAAACAACAGTAActttggttaaaataaaaaaagtcttcTATGTAGGCAGAGCTTTGTCTTTTCaaagagggtggggtggggtcctGAGGGGAGTAAGGTGAGGACAAGGAACAGAAAGGCGTGAGGTGAtggagggaggggaggtggaaggaggaaagagaaacaggAGAGACTTTTTCCCAAGGGAGAAGCTGGACAGCACAGGGTAAACTGGATTCTGAGGTGGTTTTGCATAAATAAAGGGCAACAGTCAGTTTCTAAGTTctccacacacgcacacacacacgggggGGAGGTGTCCCACGGCTGTCATGACTGGCCAATCAAAAACAGTACATCACAAATGACTTGTGAAACCAATGAGTTCATCAACGGTGATACCGAGATGTCCAACAGCCGTGATTCGTACAGAGTAAACTCTGAGTGGTTCTCGTCCACCTTGGCCAGGGCAAGCAGCGCGCGGGCAGCCCGCCGCATCATGTCCACACTAGTTGGCTCAAAGGGTGGGTTCTGCATGTGGAGGAGGCTGGCCTGGCTCTGCTGGAACTGCGTGGCGGCAAGGCTGTCCTCTAGGAAGCCCAGGAGGTTGCCGATACTGCCCTTCTGCACTGCAATGGCACGAGCTGCCAGGCTGTCCCCCTGAGCCAGGTTGGCCAGCAGTACCACAGCCATCTCCCGGCACACCGGGTTCTTTCGGTCACTGAGGAAGCGCACCATAGTGCTATACAACTTCTCCAGGCGGCTGAAGGGGGGTGTGGCCAGAATCAGGTCCACATTGTTGTCCTGGATGCTGAGTTTGCTGAGGGTTTCCAAGACCAGTCTTTGCGGGGAAAGGACGGCATTGGGGCCCAGGGTGGAAAAGGGGTCCTGGGCTTCAGCTGAAGGGCAAACTGCCCAGTGTAGGAGTCCGTCCAGGACAGGCAGGCAAATGCTCTCGGGGTATGGGGATAGGTCCAACTGCCCCGAGATGTTGGCGAGTGTAACCAAGGTGTTTTCCCGGAGCATCTCCAAGCAGTCCCACCACCACTCCACTTTGTTGCAGCTCACCCCTTGGTcctgttcctcctccttctcataaGTTAGTGGTGCCTGCTTCCGTTCTGGGTGCTTGTGGTGCAGCAGGATCAGCTTGCCCAGGATGAGCAGCAGCCCTGGGTGTTTGGACATCTCAAAGTCATTGCCTGGCACAAATGACAGGCTTCGAATGGTATTGGAGACACAGACGCAGCGCTTGGCAAGAGAATCCTGCCAGTCCAGAAGGGTACACAGTGGGGTCTCATCCTTACTGTGGGGTTCGTCCTCTAGGATCTTGATGTTCCGGTGGCTCTGTGCTGGGTTAATGCCAAATGGAAACTTGCTGCTCTCCTTGATGGCCTCTGAACTCTTAGCTCCATCCTCGGTCAAGGTGCTAGACCGAGTAGACAACATGTCATCCATAGTGGCTGTGATCCGTTTTTCTGGAGGTCCATCAGGCGGGGGCCCCTCCTGGTCTGTTGTCCCTGGCGTACCCTCTGCTGTTGTCACATGCTTCCGAGGGGCTGGTGGGCAGGGTGCATGAGGCCGGGAAAGCAGCAGCTCTGTCTTGCTCTCGAAGTGGGTCTGGATATGCTCAGTGGTGTCCCCCCCACCAATCCGCCAGTGCAGCAGGCCACTGTCAAACTCCTGCACACGCCCAAGCTTATCTGAGCAGTCCACCACAAATGGGTCATTCTTCTGTACGATCTTTACTGGAAGCTTGTCAAACTTACTGATCAGCTTCTCCTCACTATTCTCTGAAGCTGGCTTGTCCTTGCCTGAAAAGGCTATCTCCTCGTCATTTTCAActacttcctcttcttcttcctcttctagtTTAGGACCTAgaagttcttcttcttcttccccaccCTCCATGGGAGCTGGACTAGACACCTTGCTGAACCTCCCAGGATCCAGTAGTGTTCTCTGTCCTGGGTCACCCACCTCATACTCCTTTAAAATGCCAAAGATCTCAATCAGGCATCGTCGGAAATATTCTACAAGGAGCTCTAGCAACCCTGGGagctaaaaagagaaagaacaggaaaTAAATTAAGGGAGAAAAGTGGCCTAAGAACAGAATTCTTGACTTGAGAGACCTCCCCAAGTCTTCTGTATCAGTTGGGAGAGGCAGAGTTGCTCCTTTCCCAAAGGTTCTCCACAGAGCAAATTGTTCATCTTAATCTCTTCTATGCCCAACacaaagttctttcttctgcccaACCTACCTTCATGTAAGCCTATCTCCAGAAAACTAGCCAACAGCTTTGCACCTCACCCACCAGGGCCAATCATCTCTTAGCCTTCTCTTTTCCCAATCAATCTTCTGCTTTTCCTCACCAGGCCAGTTTTCAACCTGGTGGTCATTGCCATTATCTCTTTTAGGTCACTCTCTCCATCTCACTGCCAAGTGGAACCCAAGCTTAGGCATGGTGACTCAAGCTAAgagaagagaatgcaatgtgggCAGATGTTCATGGCTCTCTTCTCCAAGCTCCCCACAAGTCCAGGGGGCTGGAACTCCATGGATCTTGCAACATAAGGAGTGGGACGAGGCTTCAGCTCTCCAAACACTGGTCCAAGCTGGCGCTACAGAGACCCAAATTCCACCTTGGATAATATACAGGCCATTTATTTacctctagaagaaaacactcCTCTCCAGTCACAATCTTTGGCTGAACAGTAGAGCAGATGGAAAAAAAGAGTAAGGGCTTTCAAATTAGATCTAGGGggctggaagcagtggctcacacctgtaatcccaacacttttttttttttttttttttttttttgagacgaagtctcactctgtcatccaggctggagtatagtggtgtgatctcagttggCTGTAGCCgtcgcttcctgggttcaagcgatttttctcctgccttagcctcccaagtagctgggattacaggcgcctgccaccatgtcgggctagtgtgtgagagtgtgttttttttttttttttttttttttttgagacacagtcccgctctgttgcccaggctggagtgcagtggcgcgatctcagctcactgcaacctctgcctcctgggttcaaagtgattctcctgcctctgcctcccaagtagctgggattagaggtgtgtgccaccaggcccggctaatttttatatttttggtagagatggagtttcaccatattggccaggatggtcttgaactcctaacctcaagtgatccacccaccttggccttccaaagtgctaggattactggcgtgagccactgcacccagcctaatttttatagttttaatagagatagagtttcaccatgttagccagctggtctcaaactcctgacctcaaatgatcctcctgcctcagactcctgaagtgctgggattacaggcgtgagccactgtgcccagccagtaatcccaacactttggaaggttgaagtgggagaatcacttgagcctaggagtttgagaccagcctgggcaacacagtgagaccctgcctctacaaaaaataaagaagttagcCGGGGCctggaacggtggctcacacctgtaatcctagtactttgagaggctaaggcaggtgaatcacttgatcccaggagtttgagatcagcctgggcaacatggtgaagcctcatctctcaaaaaaaaaaattagctgagcatgagcatgttggcacgcacctgtagtcccagccacttgggaagctgaggtgggaggatcacctgagcctcggaagttgagactgcagtgagctgtgattgcaccactgcactctagcttgagtaatggagaccctgtctcaaaataaataaatagctggacatggtggcatttgcctgtagtcccagctactaaggagactgaggcaagaggatcgcttgagcccaggagtttgaggctgcagcgagccatgagggcactactacactccagcctaggtgccagagtctcttaaaaaaaaaaaattctggctttTCCAGGAAGTAGctgtataaaatgataaaaattcccAAACTTTACAGGGTTGTTCTGAGGTGTAAATGGGAGATATCAAATACCTGGCATAcgaaaaatgctctatcaaaatttttcctttctcatGGTAGGCAATATTATGCAATGGAAATAATCAGGCTTAGGAATCAGATAGATTCTACTGACAGCTATGTGAACCTCAACAAGGATAAGACTCTGAGCCTATTTACTCATCCCTAAATAGCCATATCTCCTGTCTCTGAGGGCTGTTGCTAGGATGacatgaaacaaaatattaaggACCTGGCACAAAATAAGAGCACAATAAATGGTAACTATTAATAAGTCAGCTCCTTGATATACAGGTTGGTAGGTACTAAAGatgatcaaaagaaaaagagtaggATGATGCAGCACAAACTCTTTCCAGCACCTCCACTAGTGTGCACATCCTATGGAGGGTGGGTCTGAAGAATCAGCTTTTTGACAATGTTGTAGGGCCGggcgcggtcgctcacgcctgtaataccagcactttgggaggctgaggcaggtggatcacgaggtcaggagatcgagaccatcctggctaacacagtgaaaccccatttctactaaaaacacaaaaaattagctaagcgtggtggcgggcgcctgtagtcccagctacttgggagactgaggcaggagaatggcgtgaacccaggaggtggaagtcgcagtgagccgtgatagcgccactgcactccagccctgggcgacagagagactccgtctcaaaaaaaaaaaaaaagagagagtattGTTAAACCACCAAATCCCCCATCCACTCTACATCTAAGGAAACTGGGATCAACAAAGGCCCCTACTGttcagagaagaaagggaaaaatggaaaaaacatacTCTGCTCACTGATAAAAATTTGACCACAGAttcaggctgggcctggtggctcatgcctgtaatcctagcactttgggaggatcacttaactCAGGAGTTCAtgaacctaggcaacatagtgagacctcgtctctattaaaaaaacacagattCTTCTACAAAATGTGGTGTCCCCACTGGCATCAATAGAATCTGCATTCTTACTAATACCACAAAGTGTCTCCCAAATTCCTTTCAAAGTCAGTCCTGTGTTAAGGTTATCATGTAAACAAATTATTATtgctctcaaaatcctgggccCGTGCCCAGAGGCAAAGGAAGCAAAGTACTGGCATGGAAGATATctacaagagagaaagagaaagaccacGGTGGCTAAAGATGAGACATTCCCATTGTCTACGCTAAGAAGATCCCAAACCCTCTCAATCTTCCCCAGGCACCGATACTCACCTGACTGAGGTTGAAGGTCATGATGCTGTTGTCATCATATAGCAGGATGTTGATGGTATCTAATGCCCATGTGCTCTCTGCCAGGAGACCAGACTTGAGGGACATCATTACCCGCCATGCCTCCGGGGTTCCTGAAATAAACCTCCATGTCGTCCATCCACCAAGCCCAGGTTGGCTGGAGGCACCCCCAGGGCTGCCCATCAGTGAAGCTACTCTGAAGATAACACAAGGTGGAAGGCAGTTTCTGTCTGGGAGATGAAACACACCAGCCCCTCATGGCTTCTAAGCTGTCTGTCTAGGACTTCATTGCATGGCAATGAAGGAAAACCTTTAGTTagcttatttcttccttttccaaagttCTTTGGTTCTATTTTAGTCAACACTGGACCAGATTCAACGTCATCCAGAATAGTAAGGTGGAGGGAACAATGGACAAGACGGAAAGGGGCAGATTAGGCAATCGAATGAGGAAGATCTCCTTACCAATGTCTTTCATTGTGAGCCGCCTCCTCTGCTTCAACACAGGCTGTGTGGCTTCAACAGAGCCAGGTGGGAAGGTGATATCCCGCCGAATCATGGGGGGCTGCACAGGGGCAGGTGCTATGTGCGAGGCAGGTACTGGGGGACCTGCCTTCTGCATTTTCATCCCAGAGTGCAGGAATGGAGACTTGCTAGGAGAGGTGCGGTTCTCCATTGGCCGGGGCAGGGGAGCAGGGCTGGATACCTGAGGAATGTGATTCTGCATGCTTGGCGGGGGCTGGTAGTTAGATGGAGGGGGCCTTGTCATGGGGGGCACAGGGGCAGAGGGACCATATGGGGGCTGGCGTGTGCCATGGGAAGGCCACGGGCCTTCGTGGTTGGCCCTCTGATCTGTGTGCAGCATTTCATCTGTTCGGTTCACGCCATGATAGGCGGGGCCCTGGGGGGCAGAGCCCGTGCTCTGCCTGTTGGCATAATTATAGGTCATGTCATTACGCCCCTGCCACATAGTGCCTTGCTGAGCAACCTCAGCTGATGCCTGTATGGGGCCGCCCATCATTTGCGGTGGCATGTTTTGCTGGGCATTGGTGCCAGGGGGTGCAGAGACACGGTCTCGGCcaaactggaatggaaattggttcTGGGGGCCGCCTGCTGGTCGGCGCTCAGTAGCAGCGGTGGCAGTGGCAGGATAGGCATTGCCATACTGGTTGTACACATCTTGCTGAGGGGAAGGCTGGGCAGCTTGTTGCTGGCTggcaggctggggctgggctgggggcaaCTGCTGCTGCTGAGGCTGCCCCTGCCCAGTGCTGTATGGCACGCTGTACATCTCCCCTTCGTGCCGCTTGGCAGGAGGGCCATATGTGCCATCCATTGGCCGCTTGTAATTCTAAGGCAGAGACAAGCAGAGGGGAAGTTAATACTCTGCACTCAGGGACATAAAGCCCACAGATGCCAAGATGGCTACAACCAGATGCTTGGTGGACACAGACTCCAAGAAAAATGGGAATCACCTTAACAAATTATCTTTTGAAGTTGTTTCCAAAAGCAACCAccactctttcttcccttcccttgcttaagtagaaaaatatacaaaacctaaaaatcaaaataaggtCTATTTCTAGCCCCTTCCAACTCCAAATAGAGAAGAGATTGAGGATTTGGCTCTTCAGGCAGGACTGGCCAGTCAGGTGAGAGAAGAATGCCAAAATATCTAAAGTGAGCTTCTTAGACTTCAACACGTTAGATTAGTTTACTAACCAGCTTTCAAGGTGAACCTGCATGCCAGTCCATTCCCAGCTACCCTCCTcacctgctgctgctgttgaTACATTGTAGTCTGctggctggggaaggggctgcCAGAAGGGGTGCCTTGGGTGGAGAACTGATTGCCATAGGAATCATGTCTACAGGAGGCAAAGAAACACAGGATCAGGGTGGGCAGTGGCGAAGCCCAATCCACAGCAGCACCAAGACCAGGCTTTACTCAccgttgctgctgctgctgctgctgcgggGGGTAGCGGCTAGGAGAATACATCCCCGAGTCTGGGTTGGAAGGCATGAGATTCGGCTGTGGGGCCCCAGTGCTCATGTTTCCCTCAGGCCCTATTCCAGGCTCCGTCCTAAACAAAATTGGAGAGGCAGATTGAGCCCACTATAGCTTCAGGGTGCTGGAGGAGTGGACAGGAGCTGGGGTCATGCTTACCTCACTCTGTCATAAGGACCTCCATAGGGATAATGCTGTCGTGGTCCCATCGCCACATTTCCTAGCCCAGGGCCGGCAGCACGACTGTAGGGGTCACCCATCCCGCCATTGGGGCCCTGCCCTGAGGACATGAAGGGATCACTCCCTGGAGCTGAGCGTAGAAAAGCAAGCAGTGAACAAACTGGTAAGTTGGCAAGCCTGGTAATCTACCCTTTGCCTGGTCCAAAGACCCAGGCCCTCTTCAGAGTTCAGGTGTGATCTCATTGTTTTCCAGACAAGTTCAAAACAGAGATCTAAAGAGGCCCCAACCAGCGAAAAGCATGTACTTGTTAAGGGATGACAAGGTGAAGCCAAGGAGAAGACAAGAAAGGAGGTAAGGATGAAGAGGGGTAGTTAGGGCAGGAAATGCATTATCTCAGAGGATGGCTCCACAAGCACTCTGAGCCACTCCAAAGATTTTCTCCCCATTTCACTGGCCCTGTCTTTACGAGCACAAGTTCAAATAGCAATCAGATCAGTCACCTTTCCTCATGCTGCCATAAGGATCCTTATTTGGCTCATAGGACATGCGCCCCATCATGTCAGAGGTATTCATACTGGGCTGATACCCAGGGTTTGGAGTCATGGAATTCCGCTTCTGGAATGTGGAGTCACTTCCATCATTAAAGGCATCCTGGATCCCAACTGAATTGCTCCTGCTCCAGAGTGAGGAAAACCAAGTAAACCACAAATAAACCAATTCCTCCAATATAACAAAGGACACGCAGGAGTCACTGGCTGGGAAGGCAGAGGCAAGGACCACCCTTGGGCTGCAAGGAGTTCCCATGCACTTATCTTCAGCCATCCTCCCAGCCATCTGCCCCGGCTCTTGGCCTTACCTCATGCCTGGCAATGGGGGGATCTGACTGTGTGGTGTGGATGCTGGAGTTGGTGGCTTTAAGTCTCCTCCTTCTGCCATGGAACTGCTGGTTGACTGGGGAGTCTGGGGCCCCTGCATAGATCCTGATCCCGCTGTGGACAGAGATACAAGTTGAGCAGTTTGCTTGGCATGACAGTGTTTAACTCTCACACAAACACACGAATGACCCAGAATCTCTTTGGGAAAGTTCCTCCTAAGGCCTTTAAAGCCTGATCACCCTTCTTAGCAGAGGATCTACAAGGCCAGGTCATAAAGATGGGAATTTGAGGGTTTTGTAGCTCTTTTTGTTTTACATGTAGAAAAGAGGAGTGATGTGGCCATGACATCACCATGCTGGTGATTCCCTGAGTCATTGCCAGCTTCCCTGGCTATTTCTCTTCACTCCTCCAAAGGACCTTGTCTAACCTACTAAACCCTGTAATGCTGGTGCATGAGCTCCAGTCAGAGCCTCCCAAATCCCGGGTGGGGAGGGGGTCCCAAATCTGGGATGCATTTTAGGAGTCTAGGAGCTCCTGTTCTAAAGCATCCAGCATGGTGTCACCTCTCAACTTCAAATGTTCTTCTAAGCTGATGAGTACAAAACTACTAGTAATTAATGTTTCCAATAGTTACCATTCCCAGCAGTAGATATCCCActgctgaggcctccccagctgatGAGTCATCTCAGGCACTCATTACACCCTCAGAGGTCAACGCCAGGGCACATGTGTTTACACCCACCTTCCAGGAACCCTGGCCTTCTTCCCTCTCCAGGCTCACCCtaggcctcagcctcctctcaGAAAGGAGGGTGAGCAGAGGCACTCCCATCAGGGAGTTCCATTCATatcccttccccactccctcctTCCCATTCATTACCATCTCAGCTCCCTGGGGAATTCAGGGCTCTAGTCTGAGCTGCATTCTAAGGTGCTGACATCAATGGGCCAAGGCTCCCAGATGGCCCTGCCTTGCTGCCATTTATCAGTTCCCCCAACTCCTCTTGTGCCCCTCCCATTCAACAGTTTACAAACATTTGGCAAGTTGCCAGCTgcacaacaaaaattaaaacttaaggGCTGCCGCAGAGTACCTCCCAAGGGAGTTTTCACTGCCCACTCTCTAGTCAGCCAACCTGTTAAACCCTGTGGTAGGGCAAGGCAGAGCACAGATCCTTGGCATAGCCTGTTGGATAAGCCTCTTATTCATATCCTGAATAAGAGGCTAGGGCAACAGGTCCTCTCAGCCTTGGTGGGGCCACTAACCCCATCCTTACCAGGAGAGGGAGGCTGGATCTTGGGCTGGGACTTCTTGGAATCAGCAGCTGCAAAGATGTCTGGGGGAGGGTCTTCTCCCCGTTCAATCTTGCATTCAAAGGCATAGAGACACTGGATATACTGCTTTTTCAAGGAGCTGGCAGCACTGCTTGAAGTGCCCACATTGAGGTTGGTTGCAAGTTCCCGccattttttgttcttgttgacCTGTATAACCAAACCAAAGGAGTCAGGGTATATCTACCACCTGGTTTTCCTGCCCATAAGCCCCAAGCCCCATCAGGCTGTAAGGTATTCATCTTTGTAGAATCACAGTTCTTAGACAATTGAAAAAGTTAATCTTGCTTGGTGGATAGTGTTAAATCTGCAGCTGGCTTCATTTTACCCTCAGGATGTTCCACTGCAACTATCAGACTGTGCTTATTCACAACAGGGCAAATTTCACATTACTACTGGAACAGAATTCAGAGTCCGGTTTTTTAGTACGCTGCTGAAAAGTGGTGTACAAATCATCTGGATATCtaaatcctatttatttatttttgagacagaaaaaataaatctcgctctgtcgcctaggctggagtgcagtggtgcgatcttggctcgctgtaacctctgcctcccgggctcaagcgattctcttatctcagcctcctgagtagctgggattacaggcgtgcaccaccacgcctggctaatttttg
This window contains:
- the ARID1A gene encoding AT-rich interactive domain-containing protein 1A isoform X1; this translates as MAAQVAPAAASSLGNPPPPPPSELKKAEQQQREEAGGEAAAAAAAERGEMKAAAGQESEGPAVGPPQPLGKELQDGAESNGGGGGGGAGGPGAEPDLKNSNGNAGPRPALNNNLTEPPGGGGGGSSDGVGAPPHSAAAALPPPAYGFGQPYGRSPSAVAAAAAAVFHQQHGGQQSPGLAALQSGGGGGLEPYAGPQQNSHDHGFPNHQYNSYYPNRSAYPPPAPAYALSSPRGGTPGSGAAAAAGSKPPPSSSASASSSSSFAQQRFGAMGGGGPSAAGGGTPQPTATPTLNQLLTSPSSARGYQGYPGGDYGGGPQDGGAGKGPADMASQCWGAAAAAAAAAAAASGGAQQRSHHAPMSPGSSGGGGQPLARTPQPSSPMDQMGKMRPQPYGGTNPYSQQQGPPSGPQQGHGYPGQPYGSQTPQRYPMTMQGRAQSAMGGLSYTQQIPPYGQQGPSGYGQQGQTPYYNQQSPHPQQQQPPYSQQPPSQTPHAQPSYQQQPQSQPPQLQSSQPPYSQQPSQPPHQQSPAPYPSQQSTTQQHPQSQPPYSQPQAQSPYQQQQPQQPAPSTLSQQAAYPQPQSQQSQQTAYSQQRFPPPQELSQDSFGSQASSAPSMTSSKGGQEDMNLSLQSRPSSLPDLSGSIDDLPMGTEGALSPGVSTSGISSSQGEQSNPAQSPFSPHTSPHLPGIRGPSPSPVGSPASVAQSRSGPLSPAAVPGNQMPPRPPSGQSDSIMHPSMNQSSIAQDRGYMQRNPQMPQYSSPQPGSALSPRQPSGGQIHTGMGSYQQNSMGSYGPQGGQYGPQGGYPRQPNYNALPNANYPSAGMAGGINPMGAGGQMHGQPGIPPYGTLPPGRMSHTSMGNRPYGPNMANMPPQVGSGMCPPPGGMNRKTQETAVAMHVAANSIQNRPPGYPNMNQGGMMGTGPPYGQGINSMAGMINPQGPPYSMGGTMANNSAGMAASPEMMGLGDVKLTPATKMNNKADGTPKTESKSKKSSSSTTTNEKITKLYELGGEPERKMWVDRYLAFTEEKAMGMTNLPAVGRKPLDLYRLYVSVKEIGGLTQVNKNKKWRELATNLNVGTSSSAASSLKKQYIQCLYAFECKIERGEDPPPDIFAAADSKKSQPKIQPPSPAGSGSMQGPQTPQSTSSSMAEGGDLKPPTPASTPHSQIPPLPGMSRSNSVGIQDAFNDGSDSTFQKRNSMTPNPGYQPSMNTSDMMGRMSYEPNKDPYGSMRKAPGSDPFMSSGQGPNGGMGDPYSRAAGPGLGNVAMGPRQHYPYGGPYDRVRTEPGIGPEGNMSTGAPQPNLMPSNPDSGMYSPSRYPPQQQQQQQRHDSYGNQFSTQGTPSGSPFPSQQTTMYQQQQQNYKRPMDGTYGPPAKRHEGEMYSVPYSTGQGQPQQQQLPPAQPQPASQQQAAQPSPQQDVYNQYGNAYPATATAATERRPAGGPQNQFPFQFGRDRVSAPPGTNAQQNMPPQMMGGPIQASAEVAQQGTMWQGRNDMTYNYANRQSTGSAPQGPAYHGVNRTDEMLHTDQRANHEGPWPSHGTRQPPYGPSAPVPPMTRPPPSNYQPPPSMQNHIPQVSSPAPLPRPMENRTSPSKSPFLHSGMKMQKAGPPVPASHIAPAPVQPPMIRRDITFPPGSVEATQPVLKQRRRLTMKDIGTPEAWRVMMSLKSGLLAESTWALDTINILLYDDNSIMTFNLSQLPGLLELLVEYFRRCLIEIFGILKEYEVGDPGQRTLLDPGRFSKVSSPAPMEGGEEEEELLGPKLEEEEEEEVVENDEEIAFSGKDKPASENSEEKLISKFDKLPVKIVQKNDPFVVDCSDKLGRVQEFDSGLLHWRIGGGDTTEHIQTHFESKTELLLSRPHAPCPPAPRKHVTTAEGTPGTTDQEGPPPDGPPEKRITATMDDMLSTRSSTLTEDGAKSSEAIKESSKFPFGINPAQSHRNIKILEDEPHSKDETPLCTLLDWQDSLAKRCVCVSNTIRSLSFVPGNDFEMSKHPGLLLILGKLILLHHKHPERKQAPLTYEKEEEQDQGVSCNKVEWWWDCLEMLRENTLVTLANISGQLDLSPYPESICLPVLDGLLHWAVCPSAEAQDPFSTLGPNAVLSPQRLVLETLSKLSIQDNNVDLILATPPFSRLEKLYSTMVRFLSDRKNPVCREMAVVLLANLAQGDSLAARAIAVQKGSIGNLLGFLEDSLAATQFQQSQASLLHMQNPPFEPTSVDMMRRAARALLALAKVDENHSEFTLYESRLLDISVSPLMNSLVSQVICDVLFLIGQS